A genomic window from Algoriphagus sp. Y33 includes:
- a CDS encoding sodium:solute symporter family protein, giving the protein MLLTAIIIYLAGTIVVGAWASKFVKGSNDFVLAGRSLPLFLSASALFATWFGSETIFGASSVYLDEGLQGVIEDPFGGALCLVLFGMFYLRPMYRMGVLTIGDVFKKIYGEKVEFLSTVFMVPVFFGYVAAQLVALSLIFGTVTGLSLNEGILIAAGIVVIYTFLGGMWAISITDFIQTLMIVLGLIVVSLMVIKEAGGIGAILDSAPAESFQFFPDPGFNSWTNYFGAWIILGLGSIPSQDIYQRVMASKSEKVAVQSTYLAGGFYLTFGLLPLFIALGAKVLYPELYLENKQMLLPSMVLAHGGLPVQIVFFGALISAIMSTASSGVLAPAALISENLIKPLFRHKLSDFHLLWILRINVLLVAVVSVVMALQDATIYELVAEASILLLVSLFVPLTAGLYWSKSSKVGAILSMVIGMLTYLTMDKFEPEISSHLYGLLASALAMMTGSLLFPNKPLLTYELS; this is encoded by the coding sequence TTGCTACTCACTGCAATAATCATTTATTTGGCGGGCACTATCGTCGTGGGAGCTTGGGCTTCAAAATTCGTAAAGGGATCGAATGACTTCGTTTTAGCGGGGCGTTCGCTCCCTTTATTTCTTTCAGCCTCCGCATTATTTGCTACTTGGTTTGGATCCGAGACCATTTTTGGAGCTTCATCCGTTTACTTGGACGAAGGGCTGCAAGGAGTGATTGAAGATCCCTTTGGCGGGGCACTTTGTCTGGTACTTTTCGGTATGTTCTACCTCCGACCCATGTACCGCATGGGTGTCTTGACCATCGGAGATGTATTTAAGAAAATCTATGGAGAGAAAGTAGAGTTTCTATCTACTGTATTTATGGTTCCGGTATTTTTTGGCTATGTGGCCGCTCAGCTGGTCGCACTAAGTTTGATTTTTGGCACTGTCACAGGCTTAAGCCTGAATGAGGGAATTCTGATAGCAGCGGGCATCGTGGTGATTTACACTTTTCTGGGAGGGATGTGGGCGATATCAATCACCGATTTTATCCAAACGCTGATGATCGTGCTCGGTCTGATCGTGGTTTCTCTCATGGTAATAAAGGAAGCAGGCGGAATAGGTGCGATTCTGGATTCTGCTCCTGCGGAAAGTTTTCAGTTCTTTCCCGATCCGGGCTTTAACTCCTGGACAAATTACTTTGGCGCCTGGATTATTCTGGGACTCGGAAGCATCCCCAGCCAGGACATTTACCAACGGGTCATGGCCTCCAAATCTGAGAAAGTGGCAGTTCAATCCACTTATTTGGCAGGAGGATTTTACCTCACTTTCGGACTTTTACCCCTATTTATTGCACTGGGGGCAAAAGTGTTGTATCCGGAACTTTACCTGGAAAATAAACAAATGCTGCTGCCATCAATGGTGTTGGCACATGGAGGATTACCGGTACAGATCGTCTTCTTTGGCGCACTGATTTCAGCGATCATGAGCACGGCGAGTTCAGGAGTATTGGCCCCTGCAGCCCTGATCTCTGAAAACCTAATCAAACCACTCTTCAGGCATAAATTATCGGATTTTCATCTGCTTTGGATTTTGCGGATCAATGTTCTTCTGGTAGCGGTGGTATCCGTAGTTATGGCTCTCCAAGACGCTACTATTTACGAATTGGTAGCCGAAGCATCAATACTATTGCTGGTCTCCCTATTCGTTCCACTGACCGCAGGATTATATTGGAGCAAATCTTCAAAAGTCGGCGCAATCTTATCCATGGTCATCGGCATGCTTACCTATTTGACTATGGATAAGTTTGAGCCGGAAATTTCTTCACACCTTTACGGATTGCTGGCCAGTGCCCTGGCTATGATGACAGGCAGCTTGCTATTCCCCAACAAACCCCTACTCACCTATGAACTATCCTAA
- a CDS encoding M14 metallopeptidase family protein: MFKRLIPIILIQLGMVIGVMAQSVTSPKEHFGYDVGTDYELFNFTQTEAYFKKIAGESDRIKLESIGKTAEGREQYMLIVTSPENHTKLERYKEISTAMARAEGLSEEQARAMSKEGKSVVWIDGGLHSTEVVGTHQLIETIYQISSRTDEETMNILDNVVILFVHANPDGQELVSDWYMRNSDTTKRTTSGLPVLYQKYIGHDNNRDFYIQNMVESQNMGYQLFVEWIPQIMYNHHQRGPAGSVLAGPPYRDPFNYLFEPLMVTGIDAVGAAMYNRLITEDKPGFTRMTGSTFSVWYNGGLRTTTHYHNMIGILTEIIGGPSPEEVPLVPSRLLPNSDTPYPVTPQKWHFRQSIDYSVSLNYALLDYAARNKDHVLYNIYSMGRSAINKGKMDNWTPFPKKIEEINAAYKADMAGKKPSGSGDRGFSRGGIPTKYYDSIYQQPSKRDPRAYIVSADQADFGTAVKYINALIKTGIKIEKANADFQVMGKTYPKNSYIVKTDQAFRAHVIDMFDPQDYPNDFEYPGGPPIRPYDAAGWTLAYQMGVEVDRILDPLDGPFETLTYGVLEELPPVAIPDSKSGYLISSSLNEAFPLVNALLKDKAQVFRSPTAVEGLPAGSYYIPAKEAAKLKELTKDIRVPIVAAKGKPAELIELKKQRIALYDSYGGSMPSGWVRWMLEQNGYDFELIFAKEIDAGNLNKKYDMILFISGGIPAYKESGPTNNYYGRQPDAADIPEEFRYRLGTITPEKSIPQLKLFIENGGKVLTVGNSASLAYHLDLPVKDGLTEINKEGKEEKLSGEKYYVPGSVLRSKTDPANPSNWGMREHVDVMFNNSMVFKMKPEADIQQLKVVAWFDSATPLKSGWAWGQSYLEDGVIAFTAPIGKGQLMVFTPEITFRAQSHGTFKWLFNNLYGMN; the protein is encoded by the coding sequence ATGTTTAAAAGACTAATACCGATTATCCTGATACAATTAGGGATGGTCATTGGAGTGATGGCTCAGTCCGTTACCTCCCCAAAGGAACATTTTGGTTACGATGTAGGAACCGATTATGAGTTATTTAATTTCACGCAGACAGAGGCTTATTTTAAGAAAATAGCAGGTGAGTCTGACCGTATCAAGCTGGAGTCCATTGGCAAAACAGCCGAAGGCAGAGAGCAATATATGCTGATCGTCACCTCGCCGGAAAACCATACAAAGCTGGAAAGGTATAAGGAGATTTCCACTGCCATGGCCAGAGCAGAAGGACTGTCAGAAGAGCAGGCTAGGGCGATGTCCAAGGAAGGCAAATCGGTGGTCTGGATTGATGGTGGCCTTCATTCCACGGAAGTGGTGGGGACGCATCAATTGATAGAAACCATTTATCAGATCAGCTCACGGACAGATGAGGAAACCATGAATATCCTGGATAACGTGGTAATTCTATTTGTACATGCCAATCCGGATGGACAGGAATTGGTTTCAGATTGGTACATGAGGAATTCAGATACCACCAAGCGGACTACGAGTGGTTTGCCGGTACTATATCAAAAGTATATAGGACATGACAATAACCGGGATTTTTATATCCAGAATATGGTTGAATCACAGAATATGGGCTACCAGCTTTTCGTGGAGTGGATTCCTCAGATCATGTATAACCATCACCAGCGCGGTCCTGCAGGATCAGTGCTGGCAGGCCCTCCCTACAGAGATCCATTCAACTATTTATTTGAACCCTTGATGGTCACCGGAATAGATGCCGTAGGTGCTGCCATGTACAACAGGCTGATCACGGAGGATAAGCCGGGTTTTACGCGGATGACAGGTTCTACTTTCTCAGTATGGTACAATGGAGGGCTGAGAACCACCACGCATTATCACAATATGATCGGCATCTTGACTGAGATTATTGGAGGCCCTTCTCCGGAGGAAGTTCCCTTGGTGCCTTCCAGGCTTCTGCCCAACAGTGATACGCCTTATCCGGTTACTCCCCAAAAATGGCACTTCAGGCAATCAATCGATTACTCCGTCTCGCTCAATTATGCGCTTTTGGACTATGCTGCAAGAAACAAAGATCATGTGCTCTACAACATTTATTCCATGGGCAGAAGTGCAATCAATAAAGGGAAGATGGATAACTGGACACCTTTCCCCAAAAAGATAGAAGAAATCAATGCTGCGTACAAGGCGGATATGGCTGGGAAAAAACCTTCCGGGTCCGGTGATAGGGGTTTTTCCCGGGGTGGAATTCCTACTAAGTATTATGACAGTATCTATCAGCAACCTTCAAAGCGTGATCCCCGGGCATATATTGTTTCGGCAGATCAGGCAGATTTTGGCACTGCGGTGAAATACATCAATGCGCTGATCAAAACGGGGATTAAAATAGAAAAAGCGAATGCTGATTTTCAGGTAATGGGTAAAACGTATCCGAAAAATTCTTACATAGTCAAAACAGATCAGGCATTTAGAGCGCATGTAATCGATATGTTTGACCCGCAGGACTATCCAAATGATTTTGAATATCCGGGTGGGCCTCCGATCAGACCTTATGATGCGGCAGGTTGGACATTGGCCTATCAAATGGGAGTGGAAGTGGACCGGATTCTTGATCCATTGGACGGACCTTTTGAGACATTGACTTATGGCGTACTGGAAGAATTGCCACCGGTTGCTATTCCGGATTCCAAATCGGGATATCTGATTAGTTCCTCACTCAATGAAGCGTTTCCACTCGTCAATGCACTTCTGAAAGATAAAGCACAGGTATTCAGATCACCTACGGCAGTAGAAGGCCTTCCGGCAGGTTCTTACTATATTCCTGCCAAAGAGGCGGCGAAATTGAAAGAGCTGACCAAAGATATCAGAGTGCCTATAGTAGCTGCCAAAGGCAAACCTGCCGAATTGATAGAGCTGAAAAAACAACGGATTGCCTTATACGATTCGTACGGTGGATCCATGCCTTCAGGCTGGGTAAGATGGATGCTGGAGCAAAATGGGTATGATTTTGAGCTTATTTTCGCCAAGGAGATAGATGCCGGAAACCTCAATAAAAAGTACGACATGATCCTGTTTATCAGTGGAGGGATCCCTGCTTATAAAGAGAGTGGCCCAACAAATAATTATTATGGAAGGCAGCCTGATGCAGCTGATATACCGGAGGAATTTCGGTATCGTCTAGGGACAATTACGCCCGAAAAATCTATTCCACAACTGAAATTATTTATTGAAAATGGTGGAAAGGTATTGACAGTTGGCAACAGCGCTTCACTCGCATATCACTTGGATTTGCCGGTGAAAGATGGACTTACTGAGATAAACAAAGAAGGGAAAGAAGAGAAACTTTCGGGGGAAAAATACTATGTACCCGGGAGTGTGCTAAGATCAAAAACTGATCCTGCGAATCCATCAAACTGGGGTATGCGTGAGCATGTGGATGTGATGTTTAACAATAGCATGGTATTCAAAATGAAACCGGAGGCAGATATACAGCAGCTTAAAGTTGTCGCCTGGTTTGATTCAGCTACTCCTCTGAAGAGCGGATGGGCTTGGGGACAATCCTATTTGGAAGATGGAGTCATTGCTTTTACCGCACCTATCGGCAAAGGGCAACTGATGGTTTTTACTCCTGAGATCACCTTTAGAGCACAGTCCCATGGTACATTCAAATGGTTGTTTAATAACCTTTATGGGATGAATTGA
- a CDS encoding class I SAM-dependent rRNA methyltransferase, with amino-acid sequence MNYPKIILKHGKEISLKRRHHWVFSGAIFQKDANLVNGQLVAVFSSKDEFLGIGHFAEGSIMVRIISFGEREIDQEFWNESIASALSLRKSLGLADDEGTNVYRLVHGEGDLLPGLIVDYYNGTAVIQAHQIGMHAHLKEIAHAIKAAYGDQLSGVYDKSAETLPKNLGITSNEWVLGEPKTDLVQEYGATYKIDWEKGQKTGFFIDQRENRKLLASYSKGKKVLNTFCYSGGFSVLALMEGAAEVHSVDISPKAIELTEENIQLNPEIQGKHESKVADVVKYIREIGDDYDVIVLDPPAFAKNLKARHNAVQAYKRLNGEALKKIKTGGILFTFSCSQVVDKALFRNTVTAAALECGRKVKILHQLTQPADHPINIFHPETEYLKGLVLYVE; translated from the coding sequence ATGAACTATCCTAAAATCATACTCAAACACGGCAAAGAGATCTCTCTGAAAAGAAGGCATCATTGGGTATTTTCCGGAGCTATTTTTCAGAAAGACGCCAATCTTGTAAATGGCCAATTAGTGGCCGTTTTCTCTTCCAAAGATGAGTTTTTGGGAATAGGTCATTTTGCCGAAGGTTCCATAATGGTCCGGATTATTTCCTTCGGGGAGCGGGAGATCGATCAGGAATTTTGGAATGAAAGCATCGCTTCGGCACTTTCCTTGAGAAAAAGTCTGGGACTTGCTGATGATGAAGGGACTAATGTGTACCGTTTGGTCCACGGAGAGGGAGATCTGCTGCCCGGTCTGATTGTGGATTACTACAATGGCACTGCGGTTATTCAGGCTCACCAAATAGGGATGCATGCCCATCTAAAGGAAATTGCCCACGCGATCAAAGCCGCTTATGGAGATCAGCTCTCGGGTGTGTACGATAAAAGCGCGGAGACTTTACCCAAGAACCTTGGAATTACTTCCAATGAATGGGTACTCGGCGAGCCAAAAACCGATTTGGTTCAAGAATATGGTGCCACCTACAAAATAGATTGGGAGAAGGGGCAGAAAACGGGCTTCTTTATCGATCAGCGGGAAAACAGGAAACTGCTAGCCTCCTATTCAAAAGGCAAAAAAGTATTGAACACCTTCTGCTATTCAGGCGGATTTTCGGTGTTGGCGCTGATGGAAGGAGCGGCAGAAGTGCATTCAGTGGATATTTCTCCGAAAGCCATAGAACTGACAGAGGAAAACATCCAACTCAATCCGGAAATTCAAGGGAAACATGAATCGAAGGTTGCCGATGTGGTCAAATACATCCGCGAAATCGGTGATGATTACGATGTGATCGTGCTGGATCCACCGGCTTTTGCCAAAAATCTAAAAGCAAGGCATAATGCGGTGCAAGCGTATAAAAGACTCAATGGGGAAGCCCTGAAAAAAATCAAAACAGGAGGCATTCTCTTTACCTTCTCCTGCAGTCAGGTTGTGGATAAAGCACTCTTTCGCAACACCGTAACCGCAGCAGCACTGGAATGTGGCAGAAAAGTGAAAATCCTGCATCAGCTCACCCAACCTGCTGATCACCCCATTAATATTTTCCACCCGGAGACCGAATACCTCAAAGGTTTGGTGCTATATGTGGAGTAA
- a CDS encoding ABC-F family ATP-binding cassette domain-containing protein, giving the protein MISVDNLSLKFGKRTLFDEVSLKFNPGNCYGVIGANGAGKSTFLKILSGEMESTSGGISITPGQRMAVLSQNHFGFDEIEVLKTVLMGHKTLYAIMEEKDAIYLKEDFSEEDGLRASQLEADFAEMDGWNAESDAAALLSGLGITEDLHYMKMKDLAGNQKVRVLLAQALFGNPDILILDEPTNDLDASTIEWLENFLLDFKNLVIVVSHDRHFLDSVSTHIVDIDFGKIKIYSGNYTFWYESSQLALKQRSDSNKKAEDKKKELQAFIDRFSANVAKSKQATARKKMIEKLNIDEIEPSMRKYPGIIFKPEREAGDQIFMTENLELKADGVTYFTDVNLMVDKGDKIAFISKTKQAVNKFFQVIMEEIPSTKGSFKWGVTINKAYLPNDNSEYFKSDLSLIDWLRQFSGNQEEAYVRTFLGRMLFTGEESLKKCSVLSGGEKVRCMISKMMLQSPNLLVMDEPTNHLDLESITAFNNAIIDFTGTVLMTSYDHAFVQSSANRIVEFTPNGTIDRRMPYEDYLESEEIKALREKMYAKS; this is encoded by the coding sequence ATGATCTCAGTAGATAATTTATCACTAAAATTTGGCAAACGAACACTTTTCGACGAAGTTTCCCTGAAGTTTAACCCCGGCAACTGCTATGGTGTGATCGGGGCAAACGGCGCCGGAAAATCAACTTTTTTGAAAATCCTTTCCGGAGAAATGGAAAGTACCAGTGGCGGCATCAGCATCACTCCGGGTCAGAGGATGGCCGTGCTAAGCCAAAACCACTTCGGTTTTGATGAAATCGAGGTATTGAAAACTGTACTTATGGGGCATAAAACACTTTATGCCATCATGGAAGAAAAGGATGCCATCTATCTAAAGGAGGATTTCTCCGAAGAGGATGGTCTTCGTGCATCACAATTGGAAGCTGATTTTGCCGAAATGGATGGCTGGAATGCTGAGTCCGATGCAGCAGCCCTACTCTCAGGATTGGGCATCACAGAGGATCTGCACTACATGAAGATGAAGGATCTGGCGGGTAATCAGAAAGTCCGGGTTTTGTTGGCCCAAGCTCTTTTTGGTAATCCTGATATCCTGATCCTCGATGAGCCTACCAATGATTTGGATGCATCTACCATCGAATGGTTGGAGAATTTCCTGCTGGATTTTAAAAATTTAGTGATTGTGGTGTCCCACGATAGACACTTCCTGGATTCGGTATCTACGCATATCGTAGATATTGACTTTGGAAAAATAAAGATCTACTCAGGTAACTATACCTTCTGGTATGAGTCTTCCCAACTTGCACTGAAGCAGCGCTCTGATTCTAATAAGAAGGCCGAAGACAAGAAAAAGGAATTGCAGGCATTTATCGACAGGTTCTCCGCCAACGTGGCCAAATCCAAGCAGGCTACCGCACGTAAGAAGATGATCGAAAAGCTGAATATCGATGAGATCGAGCCTTCGATGAGAAAATATCCGGGTATTATTTTCAAACCGGAAAGAGAAGCGGGAGATCAGATCTTCATGACCGAAAATCTGGAACTGAAAGCCGATGGGGTGACCTACTTCACTGATGTGAATCTTATGGTGGACAAAGGCGATAAAATTGCTTTTATTTCCAAGACCAAGCAGGCAGTAAATAAGTTTTTCCAAGTCATCATGGAAGAAATCCCTTCCACGAAAGGAAGCTTTAAATGGGGAGTGACCATCAACAAGGCATACTTGCCAAATGACAATTCCGAATATTTCAAATCGGATCTTTCCCTAATCGATTGGCTAAGACAATTCTCAGGCAATCAGGAAGAAGCCTACGTAAGAACTTTCCTGGGCAGAATGCTTTTCACGGGAGAAGAATCCCTGAAAAAATGCTCTGTGCTCTCCGGGGGAGAAAAAGTCCGATGTATGATCTCCAAGATGATGCTTCAGAGTCCTAATCTTCTCGTAATGGATGAGCCTACAAATCACTTGGATCTGGAATCTATTACCGCCTTCAACAATGCGATAATTGATTTTACAGGCACGGTCTTGATGACATCTTATGACCACGCATTTGTGCAGTCTTCCGCAAACAGAATCGTAGAATTCACTCCTAACGGGACGATTGATAGAAGAATGCCTTACGAGGATTACCTGGAAAGTGAGGAAATCAAAGCCCTGAGAGAAAAGATGTACGCAAAATCTTAA
- a CDS encoding SusD/RagB family nutrient-binding outer membrane lipoprotein, with translation MKKYSYIKGLLVRILALTLVSCDDFIDINEDPSNPTVPQLNLLLPASQLSFAGNFDNINRGASNVVQHRASGSLNRYDQSGTTFQNAWLGFYTEAIPDLETIISTGTEQGEWGYVAVAKLQKAYLFSIMVDVWGNVPYFDAAVAPNPAFDDGEVIYDNLLALVDEALADMEKGFNVSASSDLFYQGSRENWEKMANSLKLKMYLTIRKYDEARAKQGIMDILQEGMYIQDNESDFTFHFGTNTAPNVRHPWYSTGYAPGRDGYVSMVLVDRLQEQDDPRLRYYIFRLNERAGLANSQTGEGYYGRYPGDGASSPADQNTRAIVGIYPAAGLYDNGMMPSLGAENTFLTNEGATTGTTSNSFKIALFAEGDGTGAGILPLITNSMMLFSRAEAALTLGTGENAEELMKEAVIAHFDVINSVSPAFPISSQTTSGFTERLSTQFQSLDGEGKLRLVMMQKWISLYGNGVEAYNDFRRTGYPELQELISPLDVFPERFYYSETELTSNSSVIDVREQLQRDQQIIPVFWRK, from the coding sequence ATGAAGAAATACAGCTATATAAAAGGTTTATTGGTTCGCATATTAGCACTGACATTAGTCAGCTGTGATGATTTCATAGATATCAATGAGGATCCAAGCAACCCCACAGTTCCCCAGCTCAATTTGCTTTTGCCGGCTTCCCAGCTTTCCTTTGCAGGCAATTTTGACAACATAAACAGAGGAGCATCCAATGTGGTACAACATCGGGCTTCAGGCAGTCTCAATAGATATGATCAAAGTGGTACTACTTTCCAGAATGCTTGGTTGGGGTTTTACACTGAGGCAATTCCTGATTTGGAAACCATTATTTCCACGGGCACTGAACAGGGTGAATGGGGATATGTGGCAGTGGCCAAACTTCAAAAGGCATATCTGTTCAGTATAATGGTGGATGTATGGGGCAACGTCCCGTATTTTGATGCGGCGGTTGCCCCAAATCCTGCCTTTGATGATGGGGAAGTGATTTATGATAATCTCTTGGCACTCGTCGATGAAGCATTGGCAGATATGGAGAAAGGATTCAATGTTTCCGCTTCCTCAGATTTGTTCTATCAGGGATCCAGAGAGAATTGGGAGAAAATGGCCAATTCACTTAAATTGAAAATGTATCTCACGATCAGAAAATATGATGAGGCAAGAGCCAAACAGGGCATCATGGACATTCTTCAGGAAGGGATGTATATTCAGGATAATGAAAGTGATTTTACGTTTCATTTTGGCACCAATACTGCCCCGAATGTACGTCATCCGTGGTATTCTACGGGGTATGCGCCGGGTAGAGATGGTTATGTGAGTATGGTATTGGTGGACAGACTTCAGGAGCAGGATGATCCTAGACTGAGGTACTATATCTTCAGACTGAATGAAAGAGCCGGCCTCGCCAATTCCCAGACAGGGGAAGGGTATTATGGCAGATATCCGGGAGACGGAGCTTCTTCTCCTGCGGATCAAAATACACGTGCAATAGTAGGGATATATCCGGCTGCTGGACTGTATGACAATGGTATGATGCCAAGTTTGGGAGCAGAGAACACCTTTCTCACCAATGAAGGAGCTACCACAGGAACCACTTCAAATTCATTCAAAATTGCACTTTTTGCGGAGGGTGACGGTACCGGCGCAGGCATTCTTCCCTTGATCACCAATTCGATGATGTTATTCAGCCGTGCCGAGGCCGCCCTTACTTTGGGGACCGGTGAAAATGCAGAAGAACTGATGAAAGAAGCTGTAATTGCCCATTTCGATGTAATCAATTCCGTATCGCCTGCTTTTCCAATATCAAGTCAGACGACGAGCGGTTTTACAGAAAGGCTCAGCACTCAGTTTCAAAGTCTAGACGGGGAAGGAAAACTTAGGCTTGTCATGATGCAAAAATGGATATCACTTTATGGAAATGGAGTAGAGGCATACAATGATTTCCGACGTACCGGCTATCCTGAATTGCAAGAATTGATTTCCCCGTTGGATGTGTTTCCGGAAAGATTTTATTATTCCGAGACCGAATTGACATCCAATAGCTCAGTCATCGATGTTCGCGAACAACTGCAGCGTGATCAGCAGATCATTCCTGTTTTTTGGAGAAAATAA